The following are encoded together in the Cloacibacillus sp. genome:
- a CDS encoding acyl carrier protein: protein MKKNVITKIAEISETDPNLVKPDTELMDLESWDSLANVTFVAYAISEYGVKLTADEMLDAKTVSDLIRLVESKLL from the coding sequence ATGAAAAAGAACGTAATTACCAAAATTGCAGAAATTTCAGAAACAGATCCAAATCTTGTAAAACCAGATACGGAGCTTATGGACCTGGAATCTTGGGACTCACTCGCAAATGTTACATTTGTGGCATACGCTATCAGTGAATATGGCGTGAAATTGACCGCTGATGAGATGCTGGACGCGAAAACGGTATCAGATCTTATTCGTTTGGTTGAGAGTAAATTATTATAA
- a CDS encoding UDP binding domain-containing protein has translation EILNEHEKPLKNSKIMLLGIAYKGDIDDLRESPALKVWEELEKRGADVIYHDPYCHSAKWKSVVVRSAELTPESVAACDAVIITTWHKHNIDYRMILDNAKILFDTKNAVVSDLGETVLSAENYSRL, from the coding sequence TGGAGATACTAAACGAACATGAAAAACCGCTGAAAAACAGCAAAATCATGCTGCTGGGTATCGCCTACAAGGGAGACATAGACGATTTGCGTGAATCTCCCGCCCTCAAAGTCTGGGAAGAGCTGGAAAAGAGGGGCGCTGATGTTATATACCACGACCCATACTGCCATAGCGCCAAGTGGAAGAGCGTCGTCGTCCGCTCCGCGGAGCTGACGCCGGAAAGCGTGGCCGCCTGCGACGCCGTGATCATCACCACCTGGCATAAACATAACATCGACTACCGGATGATACTGGACAACGCGAAAATTCTGTTCGATACCAAAAACGCCGTTGTAAGCGATTTGGGTGAAACCGTTTTGTCAGCTGAGAACTACAGCAGACTTTAG